In Alosa sapidissima isolate fAloSap1 chromosome 5, fAloSap1.pri, whole genome shotgun sequence, the genomic stretch ATGCACAAGACCATGGCGGAAGTTGTCAGCCACATTTTCACATCTTATGTCTGTTGACAGAGAGGATCATGCAGACAGTGCAGATCACCAAGCACACGGTCAGCATTGAGGAGAAGGGGGTCAAGCTGAGGCTAACCATCGTAGACACACCTGGCTTTGGAGATGCTGTCAACAATACAGAGTGGTATGCATTTTTTTCTCAGATTTCCTTTTAAACCACTCGTGGCAATGTTCACATGTATTGGCACCTATGGAAAAGATTAGTTAAAAAAAAGAGGTGTACAAATTCATCTTTTGGCTTTTTATCTTTGTTTCACAATGAAAATGATGAAAAGTTCTACTGTGAAGGGAAACAAATTTATTCTGAGAGGGAAATCATTATATTCTTCATCAAAAATGCTCCAACTGTAACCAGTCAGATGCTTTTGTGCTAACTGATCAAAATGCACTTCCTGTTAAACAGAAGCACTCTGTGGGACCTAATTTAAATGCAGGGCAAGGTGCAGTCAGTCTACGAGCAAAGTTCTCCTGCTTGAACTAAGGGCATGACTTTAGCTGACCCACCGCTGTTTTTGCATAGGATCTTTGTCATTGTACTAAATTTGCAAATAGATTTTACACAGTTATTAAGCAAGACTTCAGATTTCAGACTTGCCACTTTGCCCAGCATTTAAATAAGGGCCCTGTGTTTTAATTATTCTATTTTATGTACTCTAAGGGTAGTGCAAGTGTGAGGCTGCATTCACAAATTGAATATTACATATTTGTCTTCATTTGTAATTTACAATTGTTATGTAGGCTGTATTAAAGTGATACTGAGTGTACGTAAGTAGAGTTGAAACAACACATGACTTTCCCAAGGAATGTCTGAGAAAGGTATTTTCATAGTAAGCCGCCATGCTTCCTGCTCTTCCAGGACACTTAACCTTCTTCCTCTACGTCACTCTCTCTGGCACTCATTCAGCATCCTGCAAGTAGATAAGCATTCACTCACATTGAACTTTGAACATTGAACTATTGTTTCATGTTTTAGCAAATGTGATGTGGTACTTGAGTATGTGAGCCATAGTTGTAGTTTTTGtcagttatttatttttgtgcaTTCATACATAGCTGGAAGGCAGTGGAGGACTACATTGACCAGCAGTTTGAGCAGTACTTCAGGGACGAGAGTGGACTGAACAGGAAGAACATTCAGGACAACCGTGTGCACTGTTGCCTTTACTTCGTCTCCCCCTACGGCCATGGGTACAATCTCCAGTCAGCACTGAAAACACACCAACAACTAAGAAACCTCTGTTTAAATAATCAAATATCTGATAAACTAGTTTTCACTGAAATGTAGAAATTCAATCATTGATTGATTAGGTgcttcacattttcaagtatttaCAAGCATTTGTAatcactgatttttttttttcaatgtaaAGAAAATCTTTGACAGTGACATTTTTGTGATGCTTTCCAGGGTCAGATATCAGTGTCTTTATTCAGAATTATTGGCATTACATTGATCATTATAGAATTGTTCTGAGCATAGACTACCGAGCTAAGAGACCAAAGGATTTTTTTGTACATTAGTACATGCGTAACTGACCTTTGCCTCTCACCATGTCTTAGTTTGAGGCCACTGGACATTGAGTTCATGAGGGCCCTCCATGGCAAAGTCAACATCGTACCTGTCCTAGCCAAGGCAGACAGTCTCACTCCAGCTGAAATCAGGAGGAAAaagatgaaggtgtgtgtgcgtgtgtgtgtgtgtgtgtgtgtgtgtgtgtgtgtgtgtgtgtgtgtgtgtgtgtgtgtgtgtgtgtgtgtgtgtgtgtgtgtgtgtgtgtgtttgtatgcatgtatctgtgtatgtgtgtgtaactggTCTGTCACTCTGGCCGCTGCAGATCCGAGAAGAGATCGAGCAGCTTGGAATCCGTATCTACCAGTTCCCTGACTGTGACTCAGATGAGGATGAGGACTTCAAGCAGCAGGATCGAGAACTTAAGGTGCCTATCTCTTACAGAGGAAGTCGGGTAGCCATTAatattatatttttaattaCAGATTATATTTAaaagtgctctaagcgatgctgggtaacgtcacttctgctgactttcaaacaaaacagagagctagctcgctacttcctccccctccctcccgcgcgagcgagagagagagagagagagagagagagagagagagagagagagagacacaggacAACGTTAGTGGGGAGGTCAGTCCCTGACACTGACCTGGTCACCCAGCCCTATTGGTTGTCTTGGTGGGTTGTTCACGGTTCTTCAGGCCCTCTTTCCTGTTCCAGCCGTCGTATCTTCCAGTAGCACAATCGCTTCAGCCACGTTCCACTTCAACAAAATCACAACACAACGTTCCACAATGGGCAAACAGGTTACTTCTGCTCTTAGGTAGTACCGCCCATCCAATACTATGCCTCTCATCTGCCTTTGCTGGCCTGTCTGTAGCCATGTGGGGCACTGATCCCCGACAGAGCCctcactatatatatatatatatatatatatacaactgtttttaaccaactttaccaaaggtggcaataattctggagggtacagTCTTACACCAGTGATATTTCCCTAATACTAGTGATATTAATGATTCATTATGCCTCTTACCCATAGGAAAGCTTACCATTTGCAGTGATAGGCAGCAACATGCTCTTTGAGAGCAAAGGCCGAAGGTTCAGAGGCCGCATGTATCCATGGGGTGTCGTGGAAGGTATGTAAGTTGGGTATGCCTACATATTAAACACAGATAGCCGACATATTTAAagcaaaatatgcaaatgaaaagaACATATGTAAAGACTTTTGATATGCAAAGCAAAAtgacttatgcacacacacaggcagaataAAATGTACAATGTACTCATAAGAATGCAAAGCCTACCAACTGTCTCCTGAAACACAGTAGTGCTTTTTCTCAGGCCGTTCATAAGTAACACACATTATAACTAATATGTTTACCAGTAAACCTTCTGTGTGGCATCTGCTTTCAAAACTCTTGTCTGCTGTCTGACACAGTGGAGAATCCTGCTCACTCGGATTTCCTGAAGCTCCGGAACATGCTGGTGCGCACTCACATGCAGGACCTGAAGGATGTGACCCGGGAGACCCACTACGAGAACTACCGGGCCCAGTGCATCCAGAGCATGACCCGCATGGTGGTGATGGAGCGGAAGCGCAGGTCAGGGGAAGGCTAGGGCGAGTCCAGTCAGGTGTCCACACAGGCATACCGCACCTCCTAACACCCTCAGTCACTGCTGTCAATCACATGCTGCACTTCAGTGGCCAAATCACGGGCTGCTTCCCAACTGAGGCTAGAGTTGGAACATTTTCAAAGATTTCAGATATCAGAATGACCACATATACCTGTATTTTACATAATTCTCGACTGGGCTGGTCCTTCCTAAAATGTATATGAATAATAGTATATTAGAAATACAGATTTTTAATGTGAAAGGGTCATCTTTTCATGATGTGACTTGAAATACCCAATAAGTTTTGCGCTATAAACCCTTAACCAGTTCTATCTCTCCTAAAGTCTAGTTTGTGTTTATTAGCACTACGAAGAAATAAGAAGTCTtggccctgtctgtgtgtgtgtgtgtgtgtgtgtgtgtgtgtgtgtgtgtgtgtgtgtgtgtgtgtgtgtgtgtgtgtgtgtgtgtgtgtcctctagcCTGTGCAGCAGAATGAGGGAGAGTGTCTCTGACCTGCCAATCCCACTGGTGCCAGTGGACAGTGGGACGGAGCGGCTGATATGGGAAAAGGACGAAGAGGTGTGTGCTGCTGCTTGTCCCGTGTTCCCCTGATCAAACAGATAGTGAATGGAGTTGCTCCATTTCGCAGGAGAATCAAAATGCATAGCCAATGATAAAGGCCTTGGAGGAGTCACCTTTAAATTTTAGGTGGCAAGAGTTGTCACCGTGCAGTTCAAAGAAGACTGAACTCTGTAGGAACAAAACCCGAGGTGTGTTGTTGCAGACACCTgctttgtgagagtgtgttctgCATTGCCAAGGGCCTTCATTATGGCGAACAGCCTCTGGCAAGAGATTTGGTACAGTGCAGGGGGTCTCCATTAAAATGTGGCTGGGAGGCTTAGAATGCTTTTTGAACATCCTACAGggtatgtgagtatgtatgtgtgtttgtacggtATGTCACTTGTTTGTATatcctgtgtatttgtgtgtgtgtgtgtgtgtgtgtgtatgtgtgtgtgtgtgtgtgtgtgtgtgtgtgtgtgtgtgtgtgtgtgtgtgtgtgtgtgtgtgtgtgaatatgtatgtgtgtgtgtgtgtgtgtgtgtgtgtgtgtgaatatgtatgtatgtatgtgtgtgtgtgtgtgtgtgtgtgtttgtgtgtgtgtgtgttatctacTACCCTAATCAgccccctctcttcctttctgcaGCTGCGGCGGATGCAGGAGGTTCTTCAGAGGATCCAGGAACAGATGCAGCTCGCACACAAAGACGGGTTCTAGACACTCCTCCTTACATTTAACCCATCACCAAGTGTCAGCTCACTAACACAGACATATGGTAGGGCTAAAGAGACAACTGTTTTGGCATAGAAGGAAACACTTTTTTGTGACAGAAATAAAAATTAGGAGACCCAAACTACTCTCATTCCTACTTAAACACTAGCTGTGAGAATCCATGCACCATGTGAAATAAATGGCAGTTACAACTAGGGCTGCAACAGTTAATCGCCAGTCAAACAACTTATTGTCAATTAGTTGTCAACTATTGAATTACTCACCAACTATTCAGGTAATCGCCTAATTGGGGGATGAGCAAATTTATAAAAATACGTACAAATTCTCAGATTCCAGCTTCTAAATCCTGAATATTTTCTGGTTTACTCACTGCTCTGGGACGGTAAACTAAATTTTAATGGCATGTGGACAAAAACAAGGCAAGACACTGAAGACACTCTCCCTCTGGCTTTAGCTTGAGTTCTTTGGCCTTAGTAGCCTGGGTAAATCCAAACGAATCTGCAAGCGCATTGCAAATCCACCTGGCAAGTCACTGAAAACCAATCACAACCACTTATCTGGCATGGGGGGGGCTTTATACAGTGACAGACAGATCAGCATGGTTAGGAGTGCTGTTGAACACAACCAGTGGCTGCGCTGATGCCATCAGTATTAAATGCCTTGTATCAtcttctttggaattgagtaagcaacagcatttaaaaccttcgttTACAAGAAAGATGCTTTTGCTGCCCCAGTTTGAGTTTAGAAGTATAATACACCAGTTTAAGTTTAATTTAACTGCTGGGTACACCCCTTGGAAATTGGAAGTAAATGAAACATCCCCAGAACAATTATTGTTTGAGCTAGTCTTATCAACCAAACTACTAATCGATTAATCAAGAAATACTCTGCAGATTAATcaattatgaaaataattgttagTTGCAGCCCTAGTTTGCTTAAGAAGCCATTTATCACTCTAGAGATTCAGAATATTATGGCTAATCCTGGACCACTTAAAGCCAGTCACAGGGTTTATACAAAGGGTTTGGTGAGTGTATAAATGATGAAGTCTTCTAAGGACATTCATAGTGATTGCTTCATGCCAACACAGGTTCTCTATGCACCTGTCCATCAAAAGGAATAGGAATGAGCTTGTGAACCAGTGCCAGGCTGTGAAATTGTTGAGTTGGCTTCCTGAAATATCTCACCTGTGTGGGACTCAGCCATGTTTTATATTTGTCAGTTGCTGTTTTGGCAGTCAAGAACACACTAATATGGTAGTAGAGAGTTTTGTCCATCTCCATTTTTATCAGAGCACACATAGGATAAGAATGGTcgtgtttatcttttttttgtctttgaacATTTTTATATAAAGTTATTGGTAGTATTTTTAGATCTCTCTCCACTGTCAGTGTCCTTACAGTTTAAGCCTACAAGATTGCTTTAGAGGAGATCAAATGTTTGAGATTTTGTATGAGGATGATTTCAGTTTCAGTTGATTTCCACAAATGCTAATTCAATGTTAACACTTTCATTATCAAATAAATATCCTATTTGTTATGGTTAGACAAATGGAATCTACCGTAGCTACTTTTATTTTGTAATTTTCTTAGATTTACTTTGATTTAAAACATATATTTCAGCATGTACTAGCACAAAACCACTGAAAATAAGCCTCAGTAAATCTAGTTAGTCAGGTTCTGTTGAATAAGTCAGTGGGAAAATACAATGCGTGTCCCTCACTTTCTaactcaagctggtgtgtggtgagtgttctggcgcataatggctgccgtgcatcacccaggtaggtgctacacattggtgactgttagtgaggttcccccttcactgtaaagcgCCTTTGGTGCCTTGAAAATCTCTATATAAATGCAATATGTGTTGTTGTGTGCAGTAGTTCTACAGATATATCACAATAGCTAGAGAAATAAGGGCACAGATCAGACAGGGCTGTAAATGTCATAAGATTTATTATGAATCttcattgctttttattaatGTAGTATATGTTTTCTTGTTGTTACTTTCATGATTGTTATTCTTTTTAAACATAGTGGACAATTAGATCTAAATGCAGCCCAAAATGTACAGGCAATATATAACTTAAACTTTCTCCATAGGGAAAAACGCACagtttttatatataatatcaATGTAGGATGAGGTCTAGAGGTCCCCACATATCATACCATAGTACATGGTCCCAGAAAAAATAATAAGGAAATTAAT encodes the following:
- the sept4a gene encoding septin 4a; its protein translation is MERSSSAHRFRNSYKRAELSNLSIDDSEDAELAYTMRDLPPRAGGHTFPRDVPIKEGSSRPHTPGTPTRASGSIGRNYLETEMEGLRRSQLSSMSSLDSTMSPSRSKSPWGRYDPYDSAEDQDKEYVGFATLPNQVHRKSVKKGFAFTLMVAGESGLGKSTLVNSLFLTDLYRDRKLLNSEERIMQTVQITKHTVSIEEKGVKLRLTIVDTPGFGDAVNNTECWKAVEDYIDQQFEQYFRDESGLNRKNIQDNRVHCCLYFVSPYGHGLRPLDIEFMRALHGKVNIVPVLAKADSLTPAEIRRKKMKIREEIEQLGIRIYQFPDCDSDEDEDFKQQDRELKESLPFAVIGSNMLFESKGRRFRGRMYPWGVVEVENPAHSDFLKLRNMLVRTHMQDLKDVTRETHYENYRAQCIQSMTRMVVMERKRSLCSRMRESVSDLPIPLVPVDSGTERLIWEKDEELRRMQEVLQRIQEQMQLAHKDGF